GACATGAACTGCAAGATATAGAATAGGCTAAAATGTCGGTATTATatatataagacactttggctatTTCTAAaagccaaagagggggtcagtcgggttctaatgagtgtttttttaggttcacggtacaaaggaagggtcaaactaccatctgggtcatacaactactcctgtaaatgcccacaactcctacgaaagccttgtcaaaaatgtgttcttgggcggcgaaatgtcttttaatacgtcCGTAAATTaagagtcgtattttaaaacatttcgtcgtccaagtccacatatttgccaaggctttcggaggagtttttgggcatttccagtagcagttttatgaccttggtggtagtttgacccttcctctgtaccatgaacctaaagaaacattcattaaaacccgattgaccccttctttgacctttagaaatagttgatgtgagaactgattgattgattgatagtttattgttgcaggtaaacaacaagagagaagggaggaacatgccatcccaacccccaggcaggacagtgtgattatacaactattaatacatgcaAGATAGATTACTGCGTTACAAGAGGCAATAAGACAGCTCGCCTTTGATCAAACGTGTCTGCAAATGACTGTGATCGGCTGTTAATTAAAAGTCCACGCCTGCATATTGATTAACTGATCAACTGATTTGCTTATTCATTAGGTAAAATATTTCTTTGGTTTTCACGGTCATAATTAACCTCAAACGGTAGCTATAATTATGATATATaagtaataagaaaataatggtcATTTCATCTGCttaaggaaaaataacaaacaaaagtcTTCAGAGagttagaataagaaaaaaatgagattgtTCAgtgtaatgcttttttttttttcattaattttttttcactCTGGCAGCAGGGCGTGGAGGCGAGCGAGGcacaccattgccagattatcgtacgcaaagccgcgtatttaccggtttctggcccataactgttaccaagaagcaccaataattaaccatttaaacgataaccatatacgaaggcagttatttgggtgatgaaagcagtttttgggtcggaaatcggcgaacacgaggcagagtacgacaatctggcaccgttggccGAGGCATGAGGAGGAGGCGCGGCGCCGCAGACTTGACCATGCCGCGGGACGCCTCTTCGTCGACCCCCAGTACGTAATTAAATTTTCCACACGGTATTCGTCAGAGCACGGTGACAGGTCTTTAATCTTAGATGCCCGGGACATGATAACAACCACAAAACATAAATCCTAGACTGGCTACtccaaatttataaaaaaaaaccaataTTTTGCGACACAGTTTATTTTACTAATTAAACGTAATTAATGATATGGTAACTAACACAAATTGACAAATTCTAAAAACTATAGGAAGTAGCCTACTTACTATGGGCATTCATATGACTGTTTTTCTATGCAATTCAGCCCTTTATTTACCttcaggagtttttttttcttatcaatagCCTTGCTTCTTATGCTCATCTAATTAACTTGCAGACGAAATGCTCACCAGCTTAGGGTCATCCCCTCAAAACATCCCCAGCAGCAATATCAGTGACAGCAGCATAATCTACTTGACTGCTACACAACAGACAGAAACTACTACTTGCTCTTCACCTTCTGCTACCACACACCCAAGAGATTACAATCAGGATTCCAGTGCACAAAACAATGAACAGCAACAAGACCAGGGTAAGTCTCTAAGATGAGGGTTCAGAGATAACTGTGACTTATCGCAGCTGTCAATGATCATTAATGGGGTATGAAATTAATCAGGGTTATGGTGACTTACTATGCCACACATCAATGTCCTGTACAGTTTCACATAGAAAGCTTAATTTTGGCTATGTTTTTTTCTATGAATGCTAACACCCTCAGGACTAAATCCTGTTTttcctaaagcttttgaattataCAGACATGTCACATTTGTATAAATTATGAAGCTGACATGGTAATGAAAACACATCCCATTCCATTCCATCCCCCCAAAAATATTGTAGAAGTGGACTGCATGTGGCTGATCAGCAATGATTTGTGAATCAACTAGTCAGTTGTCTGTATGGGCTAATCACACTGACGAGATCTTCTTGATGTAAATAAAACCCACATTGGCAGACGATAGAGGTATATTtttaccaaacagtttcggtgaACACTTCCACCATCTTCAGTAAAGTTGTctcattatattttcctcctttgcaGACTGCGTGCTGGCTGAGATTAACTGTAGCTCACTTACATCATGGAGTCCTGACCAGGAATACAGCCCCAATCCCAATCAGCAATATCCTAACGATGCAGATTCACAGACCAGCTCACTTTCATTCCAAGCAAATAGCTCACAGAAGCAGGAATCACACAGATATCCTTCTGGGCAAAGTTACAACCCTTGCAACTGTTGCCATTCAAACAGCTATTCTAGGCAGATCGAAAATAACTCAGTAAATCcactatctttctcctcctgggATGATACAGAAGCTACCTCATACACCAACCTAGTGCAGAATTCAGCTCACTGCCAAGAAACTGGATGCTCCTTCAAGGTTATTGTTTTACCACCCCAGAAACAAGATAAAAGTCACTTGTGCTGCAAAGAATGTGGACAACACTTTACAAAGGAATCAAATCTGAGGAAGCATGTCGCACGTTTATCACAGCAACTAGATGAACCTTATTACAAGTGTAAATATTGCAACCATGTTTTCAAGTCAAAAGAAGCTCGTAAACGTCACCATCCGGTTCACAAAATGTGCATGACAGACAACTTTGCCAGAGTCAGATGTTCAGTTTGTGGCTTCACTTTTTCAAGTAAGGAAAAActgcatcaccaccttcaccggTTCACTGAAAATTCTGAGGAGCGAATCTTCAAGTGTTTCTTCTGCAGTCATGCCTTTACCACTGATTTCAGCAGAAACAGGCATGAAGGACAGATGCACACAGGGCCACACAAGCTTCCCTGCTGCTGCTGTGGAAAGCTTTTTGCCAACAGATATAAACTCAAACTTCACCGGCTCAAGCAGCAAATACAGCGTCCACCTCGCTGTTTTGACTGTGGGTGGGTATTTGCTGCCCAAGAATACCTTGATGACCATATCCGACAAGTCAATAGGAACCTCCCCCTTGAATGCCTTGTATGCCACCACAGGTACCAGTCCCAGCTAGCACTTCTCCGACACCTCAAGTTCCATACAAGGAAGATGGAGCATGAGTGTCCATCATGCCTGGGACGCTTTCCTTCTGAGAAC
This sequence is a window from Eriocheir sinensis breed Jianghai 21 chromosome 1, ASM2467909v1, whole genome shotgun sequence. Protein-coding genes within it:
- the LOC126982674 gene encoding gastrula zinc finger protein XlCGF48.2-like; translated protein: MRRRRGAADLTMPRDASSSTPNEMLTSLGSSPQNIPSSNISDSSIIYLTATQQTETTTCSSPSATTHPRDYNQDSSAQNNEQQQDQDCVLAEINCSSLTSWSPDQEYSPNPNQQYPNDADSQTSSLSFQANSSQKQESHRYPSGQSYNPCNCCHSNSYSRQIENNSVNPLSFSSWDDTEATSYTNLVQNSAHCQETGCSFKVIVLPPQKQDKSHLCCKECGQHFTKESNLRKHVARLSQQLDEPYYKCKYCNHVFKSKEARKRHHPVHKMCMTDNFARVRCSVCGFTFSSKEKLHHHLHRFTENSEERIFKCFFCSHAFTTDFSRNRHEGQMHTGPHKLPCCCCGKLFANRYKLKLHRLKQQIQRPPRCFDCGWVFAAQEYLDDHIRQVNRNLPLECLVCHHRYQSQLALLRHLKFHTRKMEHECPSCLGRFPSENLLTKHLRIAPRRANVELHQSDSDFHQCSLHTQ